In one window of Spodoptera frugiperda isolate SF20-4 chromosome 11, AGI-APGP_CSIRO_Sfru_2.0, whole genome shotgun sequence DNA:
- the LOC118274457 gene encoding uncharacterized protein LOC118274457 — MDPLIICKSRQRAENWTREEKNMLFHLMRESAPVIESKKTDKETNLKKGKEWLKVQKRFVTLTGRSRDVEQIKRFWIRIKRSAAHHKKSVRPKEPAASAIKTKSARELHPNSKHIRLVFKKKEIKIDKNAVGLHQPQSACQVEKKESEATNQILMQENTEQPIDLNLANFEQDMDQSHSVQLKCKPITELVGDRFVDLEPETTINEEIDANDIEMNNSKRDEDEFYYFGLSVAAQLRSMPLTHAIDLESKIQMLISNERQLQLCLNTN, encoded by the exons ATGGATCccttaattatatgtaaatCTCGCCAACGAGCAGAAAATTGGACCAGAGAAGAAAAG AATATGCTTTTTCATCTTATGCGCGAGTCGGCTCCTGTTATTGAGAGTAAGAAAACAGATAAGGAGACAAATCTTAAAAAGGGGAAAGAGTGGCTTAAAGTTCAAAAAAG ATTTGTAACACTAACTGGCAGAAGCAGAGATGTGGaacaaataaaaagattttggaTAAGGATAAAACGTAGTGCCGCTCACCATAAAAAATCAGTAAGGCCTAAAGAACCCGCTGCATCtgcaattaaaactaaaagtgCTAGGGAGTTACATCCAAATAGCAAACATATTCGTTTGGTTTTTAAGAAAAAGGAAATTAAGATTGACAAGAATGCTGTG GGTTTACATCAACCACAATCAGCATGTCAAGTGGAAAAAAAAGAATctgaagcaaccaatcagattCTCATGCAAGAGAACACAGAACAGCCAATAGATTTGAATCTAGCTAATTTTGAACAGGACATGGACCAATCACACTCAGTCCAGTTAAAATGTAAACCAATCACAGAGCTAGTAGGCGACAGATTCGTAGATTTAGAACCTGAGACGACTATAAATGAAGAAATAGATGCCAATGACATAGAAATGAATAATTCAAAAAGGGATGAAGATGAATTCTATTATTTTGGTTTGAGTGTGGCTGCACAACTTAGATCTATGCCTCTAACACATGCTATAGATTTGGAATCAAAGATTCAAATGTTAATATCAAATGAAAGACAGTTGCAACTTTGTTTAAATACCAATTaa
- the LOC118274638 gene encoding protein I'm not dead yet has product MSNAVVENGAPDERATTYYFPKTGSSATLWQRLSLFVSIYWKALIVVLTPLLLLPIPILNSAPAYRCMYVVLIMAIYWVLELLPLPVTSMLPIVLFPTMGILDSDKTCAAYMKETNMMFMGGLMIAAGVQHSKLPKRVALWTVQVVGCSHRRLNFGLTFVTMFISMWVSNAAATTMMVPIVEAILEVLEQQGLGDVYVNRKKNPPAENGKDAKAVAKTGEEEAPMPSDITICYYLSIAYASTLGGCGTLVGTATNSAFKGIFDSEFPEYSNSVDFFWFMAYSTPPMLIMQLLVWFALQITFMGMFRPNSEAARRVNKASSGSETTMKVIKEQYRNLGPITFHEKASGLLFILAVFLYIFRRPGFMPGWAELLTNMKVKDGVTSIFIVVLMFILPMCCDFLKFFSSSSSYEELAASKPSPSIVTWNILKEKIPWGLLFLLGGGFALAEGSKATGLSAMIGSSLEGLHGLNHAVVLLVVVLVTQFITEFTSNVAIANLILPVLANMARVLHIDPRYLMVPATLACSMAFHMPVGTPPNAIVAGVAHIPTSKMAVGGIGPKIITTLIVWGAYPTWGAVIFPALTLSTTPVQNTTTTLANNVTLACNTSYNAIQTLSNFNCSLPNLPSLNMTGSVTCNYLPLKS; this is encoded by the exons GCCTACAGATGCATGTACGTAGTCCTGATAATGGCAATATACTGGGTGTTGGAGCTACTGCCGTTGCCCGTAACATCCATGTTACCCATCGTGCTGTTCCCAACGATGGGCATTCTGGACTCGGACAAAACATGTGCAGCGTACATGAAGGAGACTAATATGATGTTCATGGGAGGTCTGATGATAGCCGCTGGAGTACAGCATTCCAAGTTACCCAAGAGAGTGGCGTTGTGGACCGTACAAGTTGTTGGGTGTTCTCATAGAAG GTTGAACTTCGGCCTGACATTCGTGACTATGTTCATATCGATGTGGGTGTCCAACGCCGCCGCCACCACCATGATGGTACCCATCGTTGAAGCCATATTAGAAGTATTGGAACAG CAAGGACTTGgcgatgtgtatgtgaacaggAAGAAGAACCCGCCGGCGGAGAATGGCAAGGACGCCAAGGCAGTCGCTAAAACAGGAGAGGAAGA GGCACCAATGCCGAGCGACATAACGATCTGCTACTACCTGAGCATAGCGTACGCGTCCACGCTCGGAGGCTGCGGCACTCTCGTCGGTACCGCCACCAACTCCGCCTTCAAGGGAATATTCGATTC CGAGTTCCCCGAATACTCGAACTCAGTGGACTTCTTCTGGTTCATGGCGTACAGCACGCCGCCCATGCTCATCATGCAGCTGCTCGTCTGGTTCGCGCTGCAGATCACTTTCATGGGGATGTTCAG GCCTAACAGCGAAGCCGCGAGGAGGGTGAACAAGGCGTCTTCTGGCTCGGAGACCACAATGAAGGTCATCAAGGAGCAATACAGGAACCTCGGACCCATCACTTTCCACGAAAAG GCCTCGGGTCTCCTGTTCATCCTGGCAGTGTTCCTGTACATCTTCCGTCGCCCTGGATTCATGCCCGGCTGGGCTGAGCTCCTCACTAACAT GAAAGTGAAGGACGGTGTGACCTCAATCTTCATCGTAGTGCTGATGTTCATCCTGCCGATGTGCTGCGACTTCCTCAAATTCTTCTCTAGCTCTTCAtcat ACGAAGAATTGGCGGCGTCTAAACCTTCCCCCAGTATTGTGACCTGGAATATCTTAAAGGAAAAGATCCCGTGGGGACTTCTCTTCTTGCTTG GCGGTGGTTTCGCTCTAGCAGAAGGCAGCAAGGCGACCGGCCTGTCTGCGATGATAGGCTCCTCTCTCGAAGGTCTGCACGGCCTCAACCACGCCGTGGTGCTACTGGTCGTCGTCCTGGTCACGCAGTTCATCACTGAGTTCACTTCCAACGTCGCTATTGCTAACCTTATTCTGCCGGTGTTGGCTAATATG GCTCGTGTCCTCCACATCGACCCTCGTTACCTGATGGTTCCCGCGACGCTGGCCTGTTCCATGGCCTTCCACATGCCTGTAGGAACCCCACCCAACGCCATCGTCGCTGGAGTCGCACACATACCTACCTCTAAGATG GCTGTCGGCGGTATAGGCCCTAAGATCATCACAACTCTAATCGTCTGGGGCGCCTACCCAACATGGGGAGCAGTGATCTTCCCCGCCCTTACATTATCAACCACCCCTGTACAAAACACGACCACAACCTTAGCCAATAATGTCACTCTCGCCTGTAACACCTCATACAATGCCATACAAACCTTATCAAACTTCAATTGCTCTTTACCCAACCTCCCAAGCCTAAACATGACAGGCTCGGTCACATGTAACTATCTTCccttaaaaagttaa
- the LOC118274987 gene encoding protein I'm not dead yet: MDSTTSSETNLMIITKKAKFKLFCKTYWRTMVVLIAPIILLPVIFIRRNNAYKSFYVFLLMIVYWTLDVLHPCVLAIMPIGISCVMSGVGKSFISEMYIRNDLLDCIGVMMIIIAIENCMVHRRIAIKVLLVFGCSHYRLSFLLFFTCMFLSMWISNILACGLMMPVVKAILLELEKMGILELYQTIGKATQKSNRHEQNMARPSNFTIFYFLGLAYSSSIGDMATMMGSQTNQIFKIYCETIFPLGPKIEFPHFMLLNLPGMLVMETLLYMWMNFIFLGMFRGRSDVEVGLTEEEALYIDTLLATHYRQLGKLKFHEIAVSTIAILTAVLQATISTAHIDQTTNGSPEFHKHFRLSSPCALCVVLLFITPVNLDFLRYFKTQSDENTEPLPISQTKSCLNWNLVRRNIHWSIPLIIAGSSTLFESLRDSDMILEFEKFLLIFEGWPASALVFVVVLFCKTLTEFASNFCVVYALLPSIAKVSVLCDVNPHYLMMASTLASCLPFHLVTGAPVNAMVSAYVNIPPWTMMYAGFGPSIIAVVVVWFTVAVWSTAIWTDITLNPEWAHANIFRLLRKQN; this comes from the exons ATGGATTCTACTACTTCCTC AGAAACAAACCTTATGATTATTACCAAAAAagctaaattcaaattattttgcaAAACTTATTGGAGGACAATGGTTGTACTTATCGctcctataattttattaccagtTATATTTATTAGAAGAAATAAT GCGTACAAGAGTTTCTACGTATTTTTGCTCATGATTGTATACTGGACTCTCGACGTGCTCCATCCTTGCGTGTTGGCCATCATGCCCATCGGTATATCTTGTGTCATGAGCGGAGTTGGCAAGAGTTTTATTAGCGAG ATGTATATTCGAAACGACCTACTGGACTGTATTGGAGTGATGATGATCATTATAGCAATAGAGAACTGTATGGTGCATAGGAGAATTGCTATCAAAGTCTTGCTCGTGTTCGGATGCTCTCATTATCG ACTAAGTTTTCTCCTATTCTTCACATGTATGTTTCTCTCAATGTGGATCTCCAACATCCTCGCTTGTGGTCTGATGATGCCAGTCGTCAAAGCTATCCTCCTGGAGCTTGAAAAG ATGGGGATCTTAGAATTATATCAAACTATTGGGAAAGCAACTCAAAAATCTAATAGACATGAACAAAA CATGGCAAGGCCAtccaatttcacaatattttattttcttggacTTGCATATTCGTCTTCCATTG gtGATATGGCGACAATGATGGGCAGTCAGactaatcaaatatttaaaatttattgtgaAAC CATATTTCCACTTGGACCGAAGATAGAGTTTCCTCACTTCATGTTACTGAATCTACCTGGAATGCTGGTTATGGAAACACTACTATATATGTGGATGAACTTCATATTTTTGGGAATGTTCAG AGGTCGAAGTGACGTAGAGGTCGGTCTGACGGAGGAAGAGGCTCTGTACATAGACACGCTGCTAGCCACTCATTACCGACAGCTTGGGAAACTAAAGTTTCATGAAATT GCGGTGTCTACTATCGCAATACTGACAGCCGTGTTGCAGGCCACAATCAGCACGGCCCACATCGATCAGACGACGAACGGAAGCCCTGAGtttcataa ACATTTCAGGTTGTCGTCGCCATGTGCGCTGTGTGTTGTTCTGTTGTTTATAACGCCTGTCAACCTGGACTTTCTCAGATATTTCAAGACACAGTCAG ATGAGAACACCGAACCACTGCCGATTTCTCAAACCAAGTCTTGTTTGAATTGGAACCTTGTGCGCAGAAATATTCACTGGAGCATACCTTTGattatag CCGGTAGCAGCACTCTCTTCGAGTCACTCAGGGACTCTGACATGATACTGGAGTTTGAGAAGTTTCTCCTCATCTTCGAGGGCTGGCCAGCATCAGCTCTGGTCTTCGTCGTCGTACTCTTCTGCAAGACACTTACGGAGTTCGCGTCCAACTTCTGTGTAGTCTACGCTCTTCTGCCGAGCATCGCTAAAGTG AGCGTACTCTGCGACGTGAACCCTCACTACCTGATGATGGCGTCGACCCTGGCCAGCTGTCTGCCGTTCCACCTCGTCACCGGCGCGCCAGTCAATGCCATGGTCAGCGCTTACGTCAACATCCCGCCTTGGACAATG ATGTACGCGGGCTTCGGTCCGTCAATTATCGCAGTGGTGGTGGTCTGGTTCACAGTAGCGGTGTGGTCCACCGCTATATGGACCGACATCACACTCAATCCGGAGTGGGCACACGCGAATATCTTCAGGTTATTGAGGAAACAGAATTAG